The DNA window GCAAGGAAGTGAGTGAAGCCTCGGTTGACGACAGCCTCTTCATCATGGCCGgcctggcggcgccggcgggagcCGTCGTCCTCAAGAAGACGGGGCAGAGCATCCCGCAGCTGAAGAGGCTGGACCTCGTCCCCAACGTCCTCTTCGTGCCGCTCTTCACTCTGGCCGCCATCATGGGAGCAACTGCTGTCCAGATGAAACAGAAGAGCAAACACCCCTGATTCATCATCGCCATTGCAAGCACTCCATGTCATTGCGTCTGCGtcagcattatttttataataacacGGATGAATGGTGATCAAATCTGATAAATGACGATCAAATCTAGGTGACAAAGcttcattttataatttttatttttattattttattattgttcGTAGTCATAGTGATGATGATAGTCACAGACTGGGATAATGCCTTTGCCAAGCTGCAATTATCGTGCGTTCTATGATTTTATACTTTTCTTCAGCGTATTTGCGAAATGAAGTATCTAAGCCTGGAGTTGCAGTGTAAGTCAGTCATGGAATCGAAGGTTTAAGGTTGTCTCTGAAGAAAACTTGCACCACATCAATAAATTGAAAACTGATCAAAGTGTGTTCTGCAAGATCAACAAATGTCTATGTTTGGGCAAGCAAGCAATGATCGGATTTACAAATTTGCTCAAACTTTCCACTGCTCCGGCATGATTCTTTAGAAGAATCCCACAAATTCACACAGAATCATCAATCCCCCAAAAGAGTAACATTTGGCTAACATGTGCATGCCAATGAAAGGGCAAAGTAACAGAACAGAAGCAGAACATTGATACCTTGCTCAACTATAGTGCAAAACCAGACCTGATATAATAGCCAAAATTCATGTTCTAGATAAACACTTGCTTTCCCAAAGCACGTCATCTCTTGCTCATATACTGTATATTACAATCAGTTTAGATGAACAAACGAGAAGTCTACAACAGCCTCACATTCTAACATCATAGAAGGTTGGGATAGATATGTAAATCAGCAGTTCTTGCAATGTAGGACACGGCAAAGCTGTTGTCACTTTCCCCTGAAGCAAACAGGAAGAACAGATGGATAAATATAAGCCCAGAAGCTAAAACTAATAGAGAACTTATTGAACTTGATTTGCTTTGCACTTACGTGTTCATCATTAATGTAATGTTGTCTCCTTTTAAGAGGATCCGACCTGAGACGAATTAAAATTAGAGATTTCACAGTATGCTGAGAACAAAGGCCAAGAATAGCAGAGTTCAGGATTTCCTTACCCAGAGATTTCCTAGTGTCTTTCTTTATGTTGATCTCCTCAGCTTCATCCAAAACCAAATTCATGTATTCATCAAAGCCCTACAAAATTTGCTGTAGTAATTATATTGTTCAACAATATTCGACGAGGACAAACCAGCAATGACAAAACTATTTAGCATGCACATGCAAGGTCAGACAACAACTGTAGTTGTAAACAATAATAGCTGCTATGTGAGAAGAACTAAACACTTTTGCCATATTCCATGAGATTTTGtgaatactactactactaataCTAACTAAACTACAGAGTTGACATACAAAACAGAAAATGTataagtactccctctgtccaaaATATATCTAGTATAACAGTATCAAGCATTAAAATGATCAACTGGCCGTATTTTCCTATCAAATCAAGTTCTCAAATCAGAAAAGTTTCACAGTAAGTAATTAACAGTTCCATAATGTGTCCACTGCATA is part of the Oryza brachyantha chromosome 2, ObraRS2, whole genome shotgun sequence genome and encodes:
- the LOC102717213 gene encoding small nuclear ribonucleoprotein E-like; this translates as MASTKVQRIMTQPINLIFRFLQSKARIQIWLFEQKDLRIEGRIIGFDEYMNLVLDEAEEINIKKDTRKSLGRILLKGDNITLMMNTGK